The following proteins come from a genomic window of Sulfitobacter indolifex:
- a CDS encoding surface lipoprotein assembly modifier — protein MMQKLALAAALSLTVGGHGAAQSTLEPEAARLTAARLLSRGHAQAAAQITDVLVLRDPKDSTSLILNAYARRTMGDNTRARQAARQGWQTADRPVERYGAAMAMAQALSSDGAKTRAQFWLRRAAHVAPDARTRARAIRDYRYVSTTNPWSVNLSFSFDPSDNVNGAPSDNTFVLGGLIFTNPTAVPISGVVLRQNTALRYNFGISSTERNFVALNWTESHTVFTDSDVPSGVSAPDFAFRRVQAQFGRDFTTGPEAPRQTLSLSFGRLWSANDPLADEVKVDWRQTYARPEQHLFSWNAGLGYSHRKDSDLRSGVTATLGSYWARPTASGGRLSWNAEVGRTDTDSRALTHTTLSAGVQYTFAKPVLGATAQIALNAQAKQYDDPLYGPDPRADLGAVVSTSLVFTDFDTYGFAPKLTFEARKTNSNITRFETENFGLNMGFQSMF, from the coding sequence ATGATGCAAAAGCTGGCCCTCGCCGCTGCGCTGAGCCTGACAGTCGGGGGCCATGGCGCAGCGCAATCCACGCTTGAACCAGAGGCCGCGCGGCTGACTGCCGCGCGGCTGCTTTCGCGTGGTCATGCGCAGGCTGCAGCACAGATCACCGATGTGCTGGTGCTGCGCGACCCCAAAGACAGCACCAGCCTAATCCTAAATGCCTACGCCCGGCGCACGATGGGCGACAACACCCGTGCCCGCCAAGCCGCACGTCAGGGCTGGCAGACCGCCGACCGACCGGTTGAGCGCTATGGCGCGGCGATGGCCATGGCGCAGGCACTGTCTTCAGATGGGGCGAAAACACGGGCGCAATTCTGGTTGCGCCGCGCGGCGCATGTGGCCCCTGACGCGCGTACCCGCGCCCGCGCCATCCGCGACTATCGCTATGTCAGCACGACAAACCCATGGTCGGTGAACCTGTCCTTCAGCTTTGATCCCAGCGACAACGTCAATGGTGCGCCCAGCGACAACACTTTTGTCTTGGGCGGGCTGATCTTTACCAACCCCACCGCGGTGCCGATCTCGGGCGTTGTATTGCGCCAAAATACCGCGCTGCGCTACAATTTTGGCATCAGCTCAACCGAGCGTAATTTCGTGGCGCTAAATTGGACCGAAAGCCACACCGTTTTCACCGACAGCGATGTGCCCTCAGGTGTTAGCGCCCCGGACTTTGCCTTTCGTCGGGTGCAGGCGCAGTTTGGCCGCGACTTTACGACAGGGCCAGAGGCCCCGCGCCAGACTCTGTCGCTGAGCTTTGGCCGCCTGTGGTCTGCAAATGACCCGCTGGCCGATGAGGTTAAGGTCGATTGGCGGCAAACATACGCCCGGCCCGAGCAACACCTGTTTTCGTGGAACGCCGGGCTTGGCTATTCGCACCGCAAAGACAGCGATCTACGCTCGGGTGTGACGGCGACGCTGGGCAGCTATTGGGCGCGTCCGACGGCCAGCGGCGGCCGGTTATCATGGAACGCCGAGGTCGGGCGGACCGATACCGACAGCCGCGCGTTGACGCACACGACCCTGTCAGCGGGGGTGCAGTACACTTTCGCCAAACCGGTGCTAGGGGCCACGGCACAGATCGCACTGAACGCGCAGGCCAAACAGTATGACGATCCGCTTTACGGCCCAGACCCGCGCGCCGATCTTGGGGCGGTGGTTTCAACCTCGCTGGTGTTT
- a CDS encoding HupA family protein: MTRIWMGLALGLGLSACGGTPPFGGEGGGDTEAGSDSVYFAESNDTMTLNNITYDPTTDTLTLNNIPFDDPDNAYERIAQENFSNNFDAYESAPKAGTNEVQYFAVFRRSDSGASQVAAAGTNGYIEFGYGGAGAQRLGNRPNLPSSGIYSYNGEYAAVRTTRDGTNDGVTFVTGDANLRVDFNDFDVVGAAGGSIGNREVYNVNGQRIGALDGFISLTDTTIDFDNSNIGSATATEIDGTGTTTGASGNWQGVFAGPNGSEIAGIVFVEGSETREVGGFIATQ, translated from the coding sequence ATGACACGGATTTGGATGGGCCTTGCGCTCGGCTTGGGGCTTTCGGCTTGTGGTGGAACGCCTCCTTTCGGCGGCGAAGGCGGTGGCGACACCGAAGCGGGCAGCGACAGTGTTTATTTTGCTGAGAGCAACGACACTATGACGCTGAACAACATCACCTACGATCCCACGACCGATACATTAACGCTCAACAACATCCCCTTTGATGACCCCGATAACGCTTATGAGCGGATTGCTCAGGAAAATTTCTCGAATAATTTTGACGCCTATGAGAGCGCTCCAAAGGCGGGCACCAATGAAGTCCAGTACTTTGCGGTCTTCCGCCGTTCTGACTCTGGTGCATCGCAGGTCGCCGCTGCCGGGACCAACGGCTATATCGAATTTGGCTACGGCGGTGCGGGTGCACAACGCCTTGGCAATCGGCCAAACCTGCCTTCGTCGGGCATCTATTCCTACAATGGTGAATATGCCGCCGTCCGCACGACACGTGATGGGACGAACGATGGCGTGACCTTCGTTACGGGAGATGCGAACCTGCGGGTCGATTTTAATGATTTCGATGTCGTTGGCGCTGCGGGTGGTTCGATCGGCAACCGTGAGGTCTATAACGTTAACGGTCAGCGCATCGGGGCGCTGGACGGGTTCATTTCGCTGACCGATACGACCATTGATTTTGACAACAGCAACATTGGGTCGGCAACCGCTACCGAGATTGACGGCACCGGAACGACAACAGGCGCAAGCGGCAATTGGCAGGGCGTCTTCGCCGGACCGAACGGGAGCGAGATCGCAGGTATCGTCTTTGTTGAAGGGTCTGAAACACGGGAAGTTGGCGGTTTCATCGCCACACAATGA
- a CDS encoding thymidylate synthase, with product MKQYHDALREVLDQGVTSTDRTGTGTISHFGMQQRYRMADGFPLVTTKKLHLKSIVHELLWFLAGDTNIAYLRQNGVSIWNEWADEDGDLGPVYGHQWRRFPMVGEPMPQPDGTVLHRAGQVDQIAKLVDAIRATPDSRRLIVSAWNPGEVDQMALPPCHTLWQVRIAGGKLHLQLYQRSADMFLGVPFNIASYALLLEMLAHVTGYAPGDFVHSMGDAHIYSNHVEQVQTQLARTPKALPKLRINRKVSSIFDFRYEDFTFDGYDPNPAIKAPVAV from the coding sequence GTGAAACAATACCATGATGCCCTGCGCGAAGTGCTGGACCAGGGGGTGACCTCGACCGACCGTACCGGGACGGGCACGATCTCTCATTTCGGGATGCAGCAGCGCTACCGGATGGCCGATGGCTTCCCATTGGTTACGACTAAAAAGCTGCATCTGAAATCCATCGTGCATGAGCTTTTGTGGTTCCTCGCAGGTGATACCAATATCGCCTATCTCAGGCAAAACGGTGTCTCCATTTGGAACGAATGGGCGGATGAGGATGGCGATCTTGGCCCGGTCTATGGTCACCAATGGCGGCGCTTCCCCATGGTGGGCGAACCCATGCCCCAGCCTGACGGCACGGTGCTGCACCGCGCGGGCCAAGTTGATCAAATCGCCAAATTGGTAGACGCGATCCGTGCCACCCCCGACAGCCGCCGCCTGATCGTTTCAGCTTGGAACCCTGGGGAGGTTGATCAGATGGCGTTGCCGCCTTGCCACACCCTGTGGCAAGTACGCATCGCAGGCGGCAAGCTGCATCTGCAGCTTTACCAACGCTCGGCTGATATGTTTCTGGGTGTGCCGTTCAACATCGCCTCTTACGCGCTGTTGTTGGAAATGCTGGCCCACGTTACCGGCTACGCGCCCGGTGATTTCGTGCATTCTATGGGCGACGCGCATATCTATTCTAACCACGTAGAGCAGGTGCAGACCCAGCTTGCACGAACACCCAAAGCGCTGCCGAAGCTGCGGATTAACCGCAAGGTCAGCTCAATCTTTGATTTCCGCTATGAGGATTTCACTTTCGACGGCTATGACCCAAACCCTGCGATCAAAGCGCCGGTGGCTGTCTGA
- a CDS encoding dihydrofolate reductase yields MLSLIVARARNGAIGKDGDIPWSLPEDLKFFQRETTGGAIIMGRRTWESLPFKPLKNRLNCVVSSADIDGVHVARDPQAALGYCAAEGYRRVYGIGGEGIYRALLPLADRLLVTEVDVEIDGADAFFPDFDPNEWIELGNLCLRPEGPRAIAREWLRRS; encoded by the coding sequence ATGCTCAGCCTGATCGTCGCCCGCGCCCGCAACGGTGCCATTGGTAAAGATGGCGATATCCCATGGTCCTTGCCCGAAGACCTAAAGTTTTTTCAGCGTGAAACCACCGGCGGGGCGATCATCATGGGCCGCCGCACATGGGAAAGCCTGCCGTTCAAGCCGCTGAAAAATAGACTGAATTGCGTGGTTTCCAGCGCTGATATTGATGGGGTCCATGTAGCGCGCGACCCGCAAGCGGCCTTGGGTTATTGCGCGGCAGAGGGGTATCGCCGTGTCTATGGCATCGGGGGGGAGGGGATCTATCGCGCGCTTTTGCCTTTGGCAGATCGGCTTTTGGTCACTGAAGTTGATGTGGAAATCGACGGCGCTGACGCGTTCTTTCCGGATTTCGATCCCAATGAATGGATTGAACTGGGGAACCTATGCCTACGCCCTGAAGGCCCACGCGCCATCGCGCGCGAATGGCTGCGCCGCAGCTGA